In Symmachiella dynata, the following are encoded in one genomic region:
- a CDS encoding secretin N-terminal domain-containing protein, with amino-acid sequence MFHFLSRHLPRILRWRRALAAFTLIACSCPAVLMAQQPAAGPANQPTGQVRTVELTLPPVTELKLLIDYVSEELGIQFLYEDEVAQEKISVRAPQEIPVDTLLDILRSALKMKGFALVDADVKGWMKVVKADDLPRIAMPRQDRPIQDFRGTEAVTQTFLLSHMSPDKLSGIIKPFLSKQGANDITLPDQNLLIVTDYADNLRRIAKLIETIDQAGPAREIQFYTARHIAAGDLVKQLTATLAARAATGQVGLRPVTISQDERTNQLMIVGTKAQIAEVDRLVKAFDVSLEQRTEIYSFQYIDAMRIDRLVKDILDPLTAKRLYRSAIDRDDNLLIATGTEAVHKRIIWLREQMDVATKRPSSGMKIYRLKYANAQDVLNTLRSVPSANVGGETFGPRRGVSALGRGGVNLSRNLGGNDSPIEFVPGPNTPDQPGEPSPVPPAVRDEPRDERPQDEIPGIAPPAGSVLPGNANVTVDENTNSLIVFADRTVQEMYAELIKALDRRRLQVMIEAKVVIIDTSDNFSLGVEVSGFSSNGLRRMFEFTSYGLSNVNPATGALSLIPGTGFNWTLVDPSVADAVIRALTTHRRAQVMSAPRILVNDNAVGTLASVTEVPFSSINASNTVATTSFAGFAEAGTTIDVKPRITDEDHLQLEFNVALNSFTQTGTDGVPPRQTDQLKSEVMIPDGYTIIAGGLTRRNMSQGHDGVPFLENIPILRELTSSYAEAQSQTTLFIFLRPVILRDDKFRDLKYLSDLDLTEALEPGNYPVAAPLLIK; translated from the coding sequence CTTCCCAGAATCTTGCGGTGGCGCCGCGCATTGGCTGCCTTCACGCTCATCGCCTGCAGCTGCCCCGCCGTCTTAATGGCTCAACAACCTGCAGCCGGGCCTGCGAATCAACCCACCGGTCAAGTCAGGACCGTCGAATTGACTTTGCCGCCGGTGACAGAGCTGAAACTGCTCATCGACTATGTGAGTGAGGAGTTAGGAATCCAATTCTTGTATGAGGATGAAGTCGCCCAAGAGAAGATCTCGGTTAGAGCACCCCAGGAGATCCCGGTCGATACGCTGCTGGATATCCTGCGCAGCGCTTTGAAGATGAAGGGGTTTGCACTCGTCGACGCGGACGTCAAAGGCTGGATGAAGGTCGTGAAGGCGGATGATTTGCCACGAATCGCCATGCCCCGCCAGGACCGCCCAATCCAAGACTTCCGCGGCACTGAAGCGGTTACGCAAACCTTCCTGCTCTCGCACATGTCGCCCGACAAACTGAGTGGAATCATCAAACCCTTTCTGTCCAAGCAGGGGGCCAACGACATTACACTCCCCGACCAAAACTTATTAATCGTGACCGACTACGCCGACAATCTGCGACGGATCGCCAAACTGATTGAGACAATCGACCAAGCGGGACCGGCTCGCGAAATTCAATTCTACACAGCGCGGCACATCGCCGCCGGCGATTTGGTCAAACAATTGACCGCGACGCTCGCAGCCCGTGCCGCGACCGGGCAAGTGGGCCTTCGGCCGGTAACAATATCACAGGATGAGCGGACCAACCAATTGATGATCGTCGGGACCAAGGCGCAAATCGCGGAGGTGGATCGATTGGTCAAGGCCTTCGACGTCTCGCTAGAACAGCGAACCGAGATTTATTCGTTCCAGTACATCGACGCCATGCGGATCGATCGGTTGGTCAAGGATATTCTCGATCCGCTCACCGCCAAACGGCTCTATAGATCGGCGATCGACCGAGACGATAACCTGTTGATTGCGACCGGTACCGAAGCGGTTCACAAACGGATCATTTGGCTCCGTGAACAGATGGACGTGGCGACCAAACGTCCCAGTAGCGGCATGAAGATTTACCGTCTCAAATACGCCAACGCGCAGGATGTGCTCAATACGCTGCGGTCAGTTCCGTCTGCGAACGTAGGAGGCGAGACTTTTGGGCCACGCCGTGGTGTTTCTGCCTTGGGACGCGGCGGTGTCAACTTGTCTCGAAATCTCGGCGGGAACGACTCGCCTATCGAATTTGTCCCTGGTCCCAATACACCAGATCAGCCGGGTGAACCGTCACCAGTGCCGCCTGCCGTGCGCGACGAACCTCGGGACGAACGTCCTCAAGACGAAATCCCCGGAATTGCCCCTCCCGCAGGATCAGTACTACCAGGTAATGCCAATGTCACCGTGGATGAGAATACCAACTCGCTGATTGTCTTTGCTGATCGGACGGTGCAGGAGATGTATGCCGAATTGATCAAGGCACTCGATCGGCGGCGGTTGCAAGTGATGATCGAGGCCAAAGTGGTCATCATTGATACCAGCGATAACTTCTCGCTGGGAGTTGAAGTGTCGGGGTTTAGCTCAAACGGCCTGCGGAGGATGTTTGAATTTACTTCCTACGGGCTGAGTAACGTGAATCCAGCCACCGGAGCGCTCTCGCTAATCCCCGGTACCGGTTTCAACTGGACGCTCGTCGATCCGTCTGTTGCCGACGCGGTGATCCGAGCACTCACAACACATCGCCGGGCACAGGTCATGTCGGCTCCCCGGATATTAGTCAACGACAATGCTGTGGGGACTTTGGCCAGTGTCACAGAGGTTCCCTTTTCTAGTATCAATGCCTCGAATACCGTGGCGACGACCAGCTTTGCTGGGTTCGCTGAAGCGGGGACGACCATTGACGTCAAACCCCGCATCACCGATGAAGACCATTTGCAGTTGGAGTTCAATGTTGCCCTGAACAGTTTTACTCAAACCGGGACGGATGGTGTGCCACCCCGGCAGACAGACCAGTTGAAGAGTGAAGTCATGATCCCCGACGGATATACGATCATCGCCGGCGGGTTGACACGACGCAACATGTCGCAGGGCCACGACGGTGTTCCCTTCTTGGAGAACATTCCCATCCTGCGGGAACTGACCAGTAGTTATGCTGAAGCGCAGAGCCAAACGACCTTATTCATTTTCTTGCGACCGGTGATTCTTCGCGACGACAAATTCCGCGATCTGAAGTATTTGTCCGATCTCGATCTTACCGAGGCATTGGAGCCGGGAAACTATCCCGTAGCCGCGCCCTTGTTGATAAAATAG
- a CDS encoding GspE/PulE family protein, which produces MALGELPNQESQLGSLTQRWLDAVTAVAGEHDTPLPTSAPEPGESATAWARRIELPDVIVAAAAARILDAPYVESLVEYRPSAEFVGQFPIGFARQHAVLAFIEGENITLALPGPQAWAVLDRVARILKTYPTPFFAPREQILRSINTAYERQSSQPDNVLDALSLDDAKAKLQAMEQRDDLLATAGQAPVVELVNLILLDAVKGGASDVHFQPYREKLIVRYRIDGVLFDAHELPKQIQEEALSRVKVMGKMNIAEKRLPQDGRATVAVGDRMIDLRIASLPGSDGERVVLRLLDKSSQIFSLAKLGMSVDNQEQFRKLISMEHGLILLTGPTGSGKTTTLYAGLQEINTSDRNVVTLEDPIEYDIDGISQTQINTKKGLTFASGLRNVLRQDPDIIMVGEIRDQETAVMAIQSALTGHLVFSTLHTNDAASAVTRLLDLGIEPYLVSSSLLAVLAQRLVRKVCSACGTPQSLTGEECEQLGIDPNDANGTTYQAGKGCNACRQTGYRGRIAISELLVIDGALRKRIQARAGASEIRETAQQSGLRLLREDGVEKIRIGTTTPEEVNRVTVRSQT; this is translated from the coding sequence ATGGCGCTCGGCGAATTACCAAATCAAGAGTCGCAACTCGGGTCACTCACTCAGCGGTGGCTGGATGCGGTGACCGCCGTCGCAGGAGAACACGACACTCCCCTTCCCACGTCGGCACCTGAGCCGGGCGAATCGGCCACTGCCTGGGCGCGGCGAATCGAATTGCCGGATGTGATTGTGGCGGCTGCAGCCGCTCGTATCCTGGATGCTCCCTATGTGGAGTCATTGGTTGAATACCGACCGTCAGCGGAGTTCGTGGGGCAATTCCCGATTGGCTTCGCCCGCCAGCACGCCGTGTTGGCCTTCATCGAGGGAGAGAATATTACCCTCGCATTGCCCGGTCCCCAAGCCTGGGCGGTTTTGGACCGTGTGGCCCGCATCCTCAAGACCTATCCCACACCTTTTTTTGCACCGCGCGAACAGATCCTCCGCTCCATCAACACTGCCTATGAACGGCAAAGTTCCCAACCGGACAATGTGCTGGACGCGCTCTCGCTCGACGACGCGAAGGCGAAACTTCAGGCGATGGAACAGCGGGACGACTTGTTGGCGACTGCTGGACAGGCGCCTGTGGTGGAATTGGTCAACCTGATTTTGCTCGATGCGGTCAAAGGGGGCGCCAGCGATGTGCATTTCCAACCGTACCGCGAGAAACTGATCGTCCGCTATCGAATCGATGGTGTGCTTTTTGACGCACACGAACTTCCCAAACAAATTCAGGAAGAAGCACTGAGCCGCGTCAAAGTCATGGGCAAAATGAACATCGCCGAAAAACGTTTGCCGCAGGACGGACGGGCCACCGTAGCAGTCGGAGACCGCATGATCGATCTGCGGATCGCTTCACTTCCTGGTAGCGACGGCGAGCGGGTGGTGCTACGACTGTTGGATAAAAGTTCGCAGATCTTCTCGTTGGCCAAGCTGGGCATGAGCGTCGACAATCAGGAACAGTTCCGCAAATTGATCAGCATGGAGCATGGGCTGATTCTGCTCACTGGACCGACTGGCAGCGGCAAGACGACAACGCTATATGCGGGACTCCAGGAAATCAATACCAGTGACCGCAACGTGGTCACACTGGAAGACCCGATCGAATATGACATCGATGGCATTAGTCAAACGCAGATCAATACCAAGAAAGGACTGACCTTTGCCAGCGGGTTGCGAAACGTGTTGCGGCAAGATCCCGACATCATCATGGTGGGGGAAATCCGCGACCAGGAAACGGCCGTGATGGCAATTCAGTCGGCACTCACCGGCCACTTGGTGTTTTCGACGCTGCATACTAATGACGCAGCCAGCGCGGTTACACGATTGTTGGATCTGGGGATTGAACCGTATCTCGTGAGCAGTTCCCTGCTTGCTGTATTGGCGCAGCGGCTGGTTCGCAAAGTCTGTTCAGCGTGCGGCACCCCCCAGTCGTTGACCGGCGAAGAGTGCGAGCAATTGGGCATTGATCCTAACGACGCAAACGGGACCACTTACCAAGCGGGCAAAGGGTGCAACGCCTGTCGGCAGACCGGCTATCGCGGACGGATCGCTATCTCGGAGTTGTTGGTCATCGACGGAGCGCTCCGCAAACGGATTCAAGCACGGGCGGGAGCCAGTGAGATTCGCGAGACGGCCCAACAGTCCGGCCTGCGGCTGCTACGTGAGGACGGAGTTGAGAAGATTCGTATCGGCACAACGACCCCCGAGGAAGTCAATCGGGTGACCGTCCGTTCGCAGACCTAA
- a CDS encoding type IV pilus modification PilV family protein, which yields MWNGFSKHSARRGLTLIEVVAGIALLSTLLVTILMSYRAHAGQVRAAKQRLRAIEFADQQMAAWMSARRVPGLGKWGESTDGQFTWRIMRGETTAETPYGLQVARLEVQAAPRSKGSTVLASVEFLTPQPRRGTQQ from the coding sequence ATGTGGAACGGATTTTCCAAGCACTCCGCGCGGCGGGGGTTGACGCTGATTGAGGTGGTTGCAGGAATTGCCCTGCTTTCCACGCTGTTGGTGACAATCCTGATGAGCTACCGCGCCCATGCGGGCCAAGTCCGCGCTGCCAAGCAGCGGCTGCGGGCGATTGAGTTCGCCGATCAACAGATGGCTGCCTGGATGTCGGCACGCCGCGTTCCGGGACTCGGCAAATGGGGGGAATCTACAGATGGTCAATTCACGTGGCGGATCATGCGCGGAGAAACGACTGCGGAAACGCCATATGGTCTGCAAGTGGCGCGGCTTGAGGTGCAAGCGGCACCGCGATCGAAGGGGAGTACGGTGCTGGCTTCGGTCGAATTCCTCACGCCTCAGCCTCGGCGGGGCACACAACAATGA
- a CDS encoding prepilin-type N-terminal cleavage/methylation domain-containing protein — protein MVRQHPRKSGRPTSWGFTLVELLVVIVVIGLLASLAMTRLGGVTNRARLQAEVERISALDISLRTQAARRAEPATLRLDLETGLIERLSGRDERMSRSVELGRTVQISRVLTAMRETNGGRITVDYSRQGSSETFAIELTSTGGEVTWLMFAGLTGQVTQMEEQQDVERIFQALRAAGVDAD, from the coding sequence ATGGTTCGACAACATCCCCGCAAATCCGGTCGGCCCACATCTTGGGGTTTCACGTTGGTGGAACTGCTGGTGGTGATCGTGGTGATCGGCTTATTGGCAAGCTTGGCGATGACAAGACTGGGAGGCGTGACGAATCGAGCACGACTGCAGGCGGAAGTCGAACGGATTTCCGCACTCGACATCTCCTTGCGTACTCAAGCCGCGCGACGTGCCGAACCGGCAACACTGCGATTGGATCTGGAGACCGGCCTCATCGAACGACTGTCCGGCAGAGATGAGCGGATGTCGCGGAGTGTGGAATTAGGCCGCACGGTACAGATCAGTCGCGTGCTCACGGCAATGCGGGAGACCAACGGCGGGCGAATCACGGTCGATTATTCACGCCAAGGGAGCAGTGAAACGTTTGCCATCGAATTGACGTCGACCGGAGGAGAGGTGACGTGGCTGATGTTTGCGGGCCTGACGGGGCAAGTCACACAAATGGAGGAACAGCAGGATGTGGAACGGATTTTCCAAGCACTCCGCGCGGCGGGGGTTGACGCTGATTGA
- the gspG gene encoding type II secretion system major pseudopilin GspG — MYSSAMTKTHGRIHDQQRIDHCPIRFTRRSRQGFTLVELMVVIVIIGLLAGVTTISVRSYMIRSKRNVARLEISKISTALDTFYTEVGRYPTNEEGLQVLVEPSTPFPDGLLNKLPRDPWGHDFEYHSPGQNGPFDIICYGADHREGGSGGDADISSNQLDEDNGI, encoded by the coding sequence ATGTACTCTAGCGCAATGACAAAAACGCACGGCCGAATTCACGATCAGCAGAGAATAGATCATTGCCCTATTCGTTTCACTCGGCGATCACGACAAGGGTTTACGTTGGTCGAGTTGATGGTGGTGATCGTAATTATCGGCCTCTTGGCGGGCGTGACGACGATCAGCGTGCGGAGTTACATGATCCGCAGCAAACGAAACGTGGCCCGCCTGGAAATCTCGAAAATCTCCACCGCACTCGACACATTTTATACGGAGGTCGGCCGCTACCCCACGAACGAAGAAGGCCTGCAAGTGTTGGTCGAACCATCGACTCCTTTTCCCGACGGCTTGCTGAATAAACTCCCCAGAGACCCTTGGGGGCACGATTTTGAGTATCACTCTCCGGGTCAAAATGGGCCGTTTGACATAATCTGCTACGGCGCCGATCACCGTGAGGGAGGGAGCGGCGGTGATGCTGACATTTCCAGCAACCAACTCGATGAAGACAATGGCATATAA
- a CDS encoding type II secretion system F family protein produces the protein MGVFVYQAMNSSASNVQGTIVADSPREARDQLRAQGLLVEAVVPQVEVAKRRYRMRDRPGRHAAQVSLAVRDLATLLATGIGLVDALDTLCAQYKGRFHSSLLSLRERVASGNSLSDAMAEEPGVYDELTVQMVRVGENAGTLDTVLDRLADFRERYLLFKDRITTALMYPAIVISLAIGVSIFLMTVVLPMLLENLVESGRPLPWPTRVLKWMSETAISHGWWIVIALGVVAMVVVALLRTAPGKRLWHRALFALPILGPLARKQEIARAAIVISTLMRNGIVFVDAVEIAGRVTGNVLLRDALDTMRASVQSGRDIGEALQATGAFPPMVVQIFVVGQQTGQLEEMLDRLASGYERQVASATARLSAALEPILIVCLAIFVGFILFATILPILEAGNVL, from the coding sequence GTGGGTGTGTTTGTCTATCAGGCGATGAATTCATCCGCCTCAAATGTTCAAGGAACGATCGTCGCAGACTCTCCGCGCGAAGCGCGCGATCAGTTACGGGCACAGGGATTATTGGTTGAGGCGGTTGTTCCGCAAGTTGAGGTCGCAAAGCGGCGCTATCGAATGCGGGATCGACCTGGTCGGCATGCGGCGCAGGTGAGCTTGGCCGTCCGCGATTTGGCGACGCTCCTCGCCACGGGGATTGGCTTGGTCGATGCACTGGACACACTGTGCGCCCAGTACAAGGGTCGCTTTCACTCATCGTTGTTGTCCCTCCGCGAACGCGTGGCCAGCGGCAACAGTCTGTCCGATGCGATGGCGGAAGAACCGGGCGTCTACGACGAGTTGACGGTGCAGATGGTCCGAGTCGGCGAAAACGCCGGCACGCTCGATACCGTATTGGACCGTTTGGCGGATTTCCGCGAGCGCTATTTGCTGTTCAAAGATCGCATCACCACGGCGCTGATGTACCCGGCAATTGTGATCTCACTAGCGATCGGCGTGTCGATCTTTCTGATGACCGTTGTCTTGCCGATGCTGCTCGAAAACCTCGTCGAGTCGGGCCGTCCGCTCCCCTGGCCGACACGAGTTCTCAAATGGATGAGCGAAACGGCGATAAGCCACGGTTGGTGGATCGTGATCGCATTGGGAGTTGTGGCGATGGTCGTTGTGGCTCTTCTCCGCACGGCACCCGGCAAAAGGTTGTGGCATCGCGCGTTGTTTGCATTACCGATTCTTGGCCCGTTGGCTCGCAAGCAAGAGATTGCGCGGGCGGCGATCGTGATATCGACGCTGATGCGCAACGGTATTGTGTTTGTCGACGCAGTGGAAATCGCCGGGCGTGTCACTGGAAACGTGCTGTTACGCGACGCATTGGATACGATGCGGGCGAGCGTGCAATCGGGGCGGGATATTGGAGAAGCCCTGCAAGCTACCGGTGCATTTCCACCTATGGTGGTGCAGATTTTTGTGGTGGGACAACAGACCGGCCAGTTGGAAGAGATGTTGGACCGTTTGGCCAGCGGTTATGAACGGCAAGTCGCCAGCGCCACAGCGCGATTGTCGGCAGCACTCGAACCGATTTTGATTGTTTGTTTGGCAATTTTTGTGGGCTTCATCCTATTTGCAACAATCCTACCCATATTGGAGGCGGGCAATGTACTCTAG
- a CDS encoding helix-turn-helix domain-containing protein, translating into MGRTPQEEMQIQHRRQEVAEMYLQGSTQAAIARQLAVSQATVSNDLKAIRQDWKESGIRDFEEAVGQELHKLQLLEREAWDGWRRSQLSLETTRVTQTGSDKKAEKSSRQQHGDPRFLELVQRTISSRRSLLGLDAPTRIAPTSPDGDEAYDVHVLQKLFKLAEETPVGPTVIDAEFLEQQLSQIQEKSETNPPPETKEHDNDC; encoded by the coding sequence ATGGGCCGCACACCGCAGGAAGAGATGCAAATACAGCACCGCCGCCAGGAGGTGGCGGAGATGTATCTGCAAGGCAGCACCCAGGCTGCGATCGCCAGACAACTCGCAGTCTCTCAAGCGACCGTCTCCAACGATCTCAAAGCGATTCGACAGGATTGGAAGGAATCGGGGATTCGCGACTTCGAAGAGGCCGTGGGGCAGGAATTGCACAAGCTGCAGTTGCTAGAGCGGGAGGCCTGGGACGGCTGGAGACGATCGCAGCTGTCGTTGGAAACCACACGCGTCACCCAAACTGGATCCGACAAAAAGGCTGAGAAATCGTCTCGGCAACAGCACGGCGATCCCCGGTTTCTGGAATTGGTACAGCGGACGATTTCCAGCCGCCGCAGCTTACTCGGCTTGGATGCACCGACGCGAATCGCACCCACCAGTCCTGATGGTGACGAGGCCTATGACGTCCACGTTCTACAAAAACTATTCAAACTCGCTGAAGAAACCCCCGTGGGTCCCACGGTGATCGACGCTGAATTCCTCGAACAACAATTGAGTCAAATCCAGGAAAAGTCAGAAACCAATCCTCCCCCAGAAACAAAGGAACATGACAATGATTGCTAA
- a CDS encoding DNA modification methylase — protein sequence MKIEYLNVDDIIPYERNPRQNDQAVAAVARSITEFGFRQPLVVTPERLLVVGDTRLKAARHLGLETVPVHVAEGLTLEQIQAYRIADNKLGELSSWNEELLAAELQQLQEMNIDLELLGFNADELAELFGQQVAEGETDPDAIPEPPDDPITQPGDLWILGEHRLLCGDAGSPDDVDRLLAGALVHLVNMDPPYNVRVEPRSNNAIAAGHSSFSKTHHQSFDLHRDPAKSKSTTAKLRAKDRPIVNDFVSDEAFTTLLQAWFGNAARVLQPGRSFYIWGGYANCGNYPPVLKLCELYFSQSIIWVKEHPVLTRKDLMGNHEWCFYGWREGAAHKFFGPPNATDVWSVKKVNPAGMIHLTEKPVELAVRALQYSSRPGENVLDLFGGSGSTLIAAEQTGRRAFLMELDQPYCDVIVHRWEQFTGQSARRIQPVCNTDHESQDMSSARSDSHLTGSVSD from the coding sequence ATGAAAATTGAATACTTAAACGTCGACGACATTATTCCTTACGAGCGAAATCCACGACAAAACGACCAAGCAGTGGCGGCCGTGGCACGTTCGATTACTGAGTTCGGATTTCGACAACCGCTGGTTGTGACGCCGGAACGCTTACTCGTCGTCGGCGACACCCGGCTCAAAGCGGCCCGTCATCTGGGACTGGAGACCGTACCGGTCCATGTCGCTGAAGGCTTGACGCTCGAGCAAATACAGGCCTACCGGATCGCCGACAACAAGCTAGGCGAACTCTCTAGTTGGAACGAGGAGCTTCTCGCAGCCGAATTGCAGCAACTCCAGGAGATGAATATCGATCTGGAACTGCTCGGATTCAATGCGGACGAACTGGCCGAATTATTTGGCCAACAGGTCGCGGAAGGCGAAACCGATCCGGATGCGATTCCGGAACCTCCCGATGATCCCATCACACAGCCGGGTGACCTGTGGATTCTCGGCGAGCACCGGTTGCTGTGCGGCGATGCCGGCAGTCCCGACGATGTCGATCGGCTGTTGGCCGGTGCACTCGTGCATCTCGTGAATATGGATCCCCCGTACAACGTCCGCGTCGAACCGCGCAGTAATAACGCGATCGCTGCCGGCCATAGCTCCTTTTCCAAAACGCATCACCAAAGCTTTGACTTGCATCGCGATCCGGCTAAGTCGAAGTCGACCACCGCAAAACTGCGCGCCAAAGACCGCCCGATAGTGAACGACTTTGTCAGCGATGAAGCGTTTACCACACTGCTGCAGGCGTGGTTCGGCAACGCGGCGCGGGTGCTGCAGCCAGGACGATCCTTCTACATCTGGGGTGGCTACGCCAATTGCGGAAACTACCCGCCCGTGCTCAAGTTGTGTGAATTGTATTTCTCACAATCGATCATCTGGGTCAAGGAACATCCTGTGTTGACTCGCAAAGATCTGATGGGCAATCACGAGTGGTGTTTCTACGGCTGGCGGGAAGGTGCAGCGCACAAGTTCTTTGGCCCACCGAATGCCACGGATGTCTGGTCAGTTAAAAAGGTGAATCCGGCCGGCATGATCCACCTCACCGAAAAACCGGTCGAATTGGCTGTCCGCGCTTTGCAATATTCTTCACGGCCGGGAGAGAACGTGCTCGATCTATTCGGCGGCAGCGGCTCCACGTTGATCGCCGCAGAGCAAACGGGACGCCGCGCGTTCCTGATGGAGCTCGATCAGCCGTATTGCGACGTGATTGTCCATCGCTGGGAGCAATTCACGGGACAAAGTGCACGTCGCATTCAGCCTGTCTGCAATACGGACCACGAATCTCAAGATATGTCGTCCGCGCGATCTGACTCCCACCTGACCGGTTCTGTAAGTGATTAA